A stretch of the Polyangiaceae bacterium genome encodes the following:
- a CDS encoding DUF2520 domain-containing protein has product MNVVVIGRGKVARAIQARLGKSSHRVKVLASRGRLPKIGDDVELIVLAVRDDAIADLARRLAATRARPLGAAVIHVAGALGPEVLGALSGRCAGIGRAHPLASFASRQRFPDLRGALWLMDGERVAVARARQLGLALGCLPRRWPGVTPAAYHAAAALTANGAATLAAASARVLVGAGAPPREVARAVGVLLRSVAENVGRVGLPEALTGPVRRGDARTVSRHLHALAPWGQEITELYRVCALAQLPLAAALGEASAADLARVRRVLGPKRPRRRRV; this is encoded by the coding sequence ATGAACGTCGTGGTCATCGGCCGCGGCAAGGTGGCCCGCGCGATTCAGGCGAGGCTCGGCAAGAGCTCGCATCGAGTGAAGGTCCTGGCGTCGCGCGGCCGCCTGCCGAAGATCGGCGACGACGTCGAGTTGATCGTGCTGGCGGTTCGCGACGACGCAATCGCGGACTTGGCGCGCCGGCTCGCGGCGACTCGAGCGCGCCCGCTCGGCGCCGCGGTCATCCACGTGGCTGGCGCCCTCGGCCCGGAGGTGCTCGGCGCGCTCTCCGGTCGCTGCGCCGGCATCGGCCGGGCGCATCCCCTGGCGAGCTTCGCCTCCAGGCAGCGCTTCCCGGACCTCCGCGGGGCGCTCTGGCTGATGGACGGCGAGCGCGTGGCCGTCGCGCGCGCGCGCCAGCTCGGCCTCGCGCTCGGTTGCCTGCCGCGCCGCTGGCCCGGGGTGACGCCGGCCGCCTACCACGCCGCCGCCGCACTGACCGCGAACGGCGCCGCCACTTTGGCCGCGGCGTCGGCGCGGGTGCTCGTGGGCGCAGGTGCGCCCCCGCGGGAGGTGGCGAGAGCCGTGGGCGTGCTGCTGCGCAGCGTGGCCGAGAACGTGGGTCGCGTGGGTCTGCCGGAGGCGCTGACCGGGCCGGTTCGGCGCGGCGATGCCCGGACGGTCTCCCGCCACCTGCATGCGCTCGCTCCCTGGGGACAGGAAATAACCGAGCTATATCGAGTATGTGCGTTGGCTCAACTGCCGCTGGCAGCAGCGCTGGGCGAAGCCAGCGCGGCCGACCTCGCCCGGGTCCGACGCGTCCTGGGTCCGAAGCGACCGCGCCGGCGGCGAGTCTGA
- a CDS encoding nicotinate-nicotinamide nucleotide adenylyltransferase, whose translation MPAGPPTAVGVAGERSAEGPSVSRATRVAVFGGSFNPPHVAHVLAVSYVLACFEVERVLVVPVFEHAFDKDLAPFAQRFELARIAFGWLPGVEVSSVEERLPTPSFTLQTLTHLAAAHPHWALRFVIGSDVLHERDKWRAFDRIEALAPPIVLGRAGFPHPSAPPALLPEVSSTRVRELLRSADPGAERELAALLPRRVLDWVRTHGLYR comes from the coding sequence GTGCCGGCTGGCCCGCCGACAGCGGTTGGTGTCGCAGGCGAGCGCTCGGCTGAAGGTCCAAGCGTGAGCCGAGCCACGCGGGTCGCCGTGTTCGGCGGCAGCTTCAACCCGCCGCACGTCGCGCACGTGCTCGCGGTGAGCTACGTGCTCGCGTGCTTCGAGGTCGAGCGGGTGCTGGTGGTGCCGGTGTTCGAGCACGCTTTCGACAAGGATCTCGCGCCTTTCGCCCAGCGCTTCGAGCTCGCCCGCATCGCCTTCGGCTGGCTCCCGGGCGTGGAGGTGAGCAGCGTGGAGGAACGCCTGCCTACGCCGAGCTTCACCCTCCAGACGCTCACGCACCTGGCCGCGGCGCACCCGCACTGGGCGCTCCGCTTCGTGATCGGCTCGGACGTGTTGCACGAACGCGACAAGTGGCGCGCGTTCGATCGCATCGAGGCGCTCGCTCCGCCCATCGTGCTCGGCCGAGCTGGCTTCCCCCATCCATCCGCGCCGCCAGCGCTCTTGCCGGAGGTGTCGTCCACGCGCGTGCGCGAGCTCCTGCGTTCGGCCGACCCCGGCGCCGAGCGCGAGCTCGCGGCGTTGCTCCCGCGGCGGGTGCTCGACTGGGTCCGCACGCACGGGCTGTATCGATGA
- a CDS encoding (2Fe-2S)-binding protein: protein MPARQKSPENPVEISHDGDRVVAERGEPLAHALIAADRLPLARSPKLHRPRGPYCLRGGCDGCLARVDGVPNVMTCMRPVRGGERVETQNVLGTRGVDALRAADFLFPKGIDHHRLFAGIRGVSGVVQSFARRVAGLGKLPDELETPSSAKLRQLDVLVIGGGAAGLAALGELGSGAVLVDDGTSLGGACRALAPGRVTQLVSRATARGASLLGGTTAIALFREPERSDGRLSALTLGPEGATLFTARAVIVASGRHEPVLAFGENDLPGVYSARAALSLWRGGITLGERVALIDGGPAADAFVEATRGRVEVLAVARDQVVRAAGRSKVTGIVLSGEGGERRDKVDAILVGGAGSPTLELAVQAGAEVDFDALAGYRLRADEHGQLGPCLFAAGSVLGAVDSAAAGAAAGARVARLV from the coding sequence ATGCCGGCGCGGCAGAAATCCCCGGAAAATCCAGTGGAGATCAGCCACGACGGCGACCGGGTGGTGGCCGAGCGGGGCGAGCCGCTGGCCCACGCCCTGATCGCGGCCGACCGCCTGCCGCTGGCGCGCAGCCCGAAGCTGCACCGGCCCCGAGGACCGTATTGCCTGCGCGGGGGCTGCGACGGCTGCTTGGCGCGCGTCGACGGCGTGCCCAACGTGATGACCTGCATGCGTCCGGTGCGCGGTGGCGAACGGGTCGAGACGCAGAACGTGCTCGGGACGCGCGGGGTGGACGCGCTCCGGGCGGCCGACTTCCTGTTTCCCAAGGGTATCGATCACCACCGGCTGTTCGCCGGGATCCGTGGAGTCTCCGGTGTGGTGCAGAGCTTCGCGCGACGCGTCGCCGGGCTCGGCAAGCTCCCGGACGAGCTGGAGACGCCTTCCTCGGCGAAGCTCCGTCAGCTCGACGTGTTGGTGATCGGTGGCGGCGCGGCGGGGCTCGCCGCGCTCGGCGAGCTGGGTTCGGGCGCGGTGCTGGTGGACGATGGAACGAGCTTGGGGGGTGCGTGCCGCGCGCTGGCGCCGGGCCGGGTCACCCAGCTGGTGTCGCGGGCGACGGCGCGCGGGGCCTCGCTCCTGGGAGGGACCACGGCGATCGCGTTGTTCCGGGAGCCCGAACGCAGCGACGGCCGGCTCTCGGCCCTGACGTTGGGTCCCGAGGGCGCGACGCTGTTCACGGCGCGAGCGGTGATCGTCGCGAGCGGTCGGCACGAGCCGGTGCTGGCTTTCGGCGAGAACGATCTGCCCGGGGTCTACTCTGCGCGCGCCGCGCTCTCGCTGTGGCGGGGGGGCATCACGCTCGGCGAGCGCGTCGCGTTGATCGACGGCGGTCCGGCCGCGGACGCCTTCGTCGAGGCCACCCGCGGCCGAGTCGAGGTGCTCGCGGTCGCTCGCGATCAAGTGGTGCGCGCGGCGGGGCGCTCGAAGGTCACGGGCATCGTGCTCTCGGGCGAGGGCGGGGAGAGGCGCGATAAGGTGGACGCGATCCTGGTGGGCGGCGCCGGCTCGCCGACGCTGGAGCTGGCGGTGCAGGCCGGCGCGGAGGTCGATTTCGACGCGCTCGCGGGCTATCGCCTGCGCGCCGACGAGCACGGCCAGCTCGGACCGTGCCTGTTCGCCGCCGGGAGCGTGCTCGGCGCGGTGGACTCGGCAGCGGCGGGGGCCGCGGCCGGCGCTCGGGTGGCGAGGCTGGTCTAG
- a CDS encoding heme exporter protein CcmB — MTAAAAPARPVAPPRPPGFFSQALVILRKDLLIELQSGEVVTTSAFFALLVVIIASFSFYGGPATKRLVAAGTLWLSIAFAAVLALGRAWQREREEGALAGLLVAPVSRAAIFAGKAMGLIAFLGVVELVVIPLTALLFSIDLLEVGPALLVICLLSTPGLAATGTLFGSMTVRTRARDLLLAIVLLPLLSPTLLASVAATRELLGGAPLSELGDYLKLMAVFDVIFLSGGLALFGTLIEG; from the coding sequence ATGACTGCAGCCGCCGCCCCAGCTCGACCGGTCGCTCCGCCCCGCCCGCCCGGGTTCTTCTCCCAGGCGCTGGTGATCCTGCGCAAGGACTTGTTGATCGAGCTGCAGAGCGGCGAGGTGGTGACGACCAGCGCTTTCTTCGCGCTCCTGGTGGTGATCATCGCCTCGTTCTCGTTCTACGGGGGACCCGCGACCAAGCGCTTGGTGGCCGCGGGCACGCTCTGGCTTTCCATCGCCTTCGCCGCCGTGCTCGCCCTCGGCCGCGCCTGGCAGCGCGAGCGTGAAGAGGGTGCGCTGGCAGGGCTCCTGGTGGCGCCGGTGTCCCGCGCCGCCATCTTCGCCGGCAAGGCCATGGGGTTGATCGCCTTTCTGGGCGTGGTCGAGCTGGTCGTGATCCCGCTCACCGCGCTCTTGTTCTCCATCGACCTCCTGGAGGTCGGACCGGCCCTCTTGGTGATCTGCCTGCTCTCCACGCCCGGGCTGGCGGCGACCGGCACGCTGTTCGGATCGATGACGGTTCGCACCCGCGCGCGGGATCTGCTGCTGGCGATCGTGCTCTTGCCGCTGCTCTCCCCAACGCTGCTGGCGTCGGTGGCCGCGACCCGCGAGCTCTTGGGCGGCGCCCCGCTCTCGGAGCTCGGCGACTATCTGAAGCTGATGGCCGTGTTCGACGTCATCTTCCTCAGCGGTGGCCTGGCCCTCTTCGGCACGCTGATCGAAGGCTGA
- a CDS encoding DUF2505 family protein — translation MADVRIEHVYDCSEDTFWNKLFFDDAYNQSLFKDALAFPVYEKLKQDEDDKEIRRSINVVPKLGPMPGPLKAVIGEGLGYREDGTFDKKTRRYAIVITPNKLADKVTIKGTLYTKPQGEKCVRVFDCSVVAKIFGVGGMLEKRVIADMEESYKKGADFSNKWIAEKGL, via the coding sequence ATGGCCGACGTCCGAATCGAGCACGTTTACGACTGCAGCGAAGACACCTTCTGGAACAAGCTGTTCTTCGACGATGCCTACAACCAGAGCCTGTTCAAGGACGCCCTGGCGTTCCCCGTCTACGAGAAGCTGAAGCAGGACGAGGACGACAAGGAGATCCGCCGCAGCATCAACGTGGTCCCCAAGCTCGGCCCGATGCCCGGGCCGCTCAAGGCCGTCATCGGCGAGGGCCTCGGCTACCGCGAGGACGGGACCTTCGACAAGAAGACCCGGCGCTACGCCATCGTCATCACGCCGAACAAGCTGGCGGACAAGGTGACGATCAAGGGCACGCTCTACACCAAGCCGCAGGGCGAAAAGTGCGTCCGCGTCTTCGACTGCAGCGTGGTGGCGAAGATCTTCGGTGTCGGCGGCATGCTCGAGAAACGAGTCATCGCCGACATGGAAGAGAGCTACAAGAAGGGCGCCGACTTCAGCAACAAGTGGATCGCGGAAAAAGGTCTGTGA
- a CDS encoding glutamate--tRNA ligase, which translates to MAPRVRFAPSPSGYLHIGGARTALFNWLWAKRQGGTFIVRIEDTDQDRSSLDSVRAILDALTWLGLDWQEGPEVGGPHGPYFQSERKQLYRDAVEQLIRAGKAYRCYCTKEELDAQRAALKERDPKAQFVYPRTCRERKDEPALPHVVRFKSPEHGSTDFVDKVFGEIRTPNEVQQDFVIVRTDGFPLYNLGAVVDDHAMGITLVARGRDHIGNTPQQVLLYRAFGWDVPEFAHLPMMLSPKGDKLSKRHASVGVQDYRDRGFTPMGVLNYLVRFGWSYGDQEIFSREELVGLFDWERVNKSDGKFDEKKFADVAFEQLKRPELTSLTDYAEGVRPFLAARGLTDVPATTLEAAIPTIRERARTLVEAAQALDYYFRDPPELDPAARTKLLVPAAVPYLVGLAELCRGIPSFEVGALEEAVRAWTEREQLQMKNVAQPARVALTGRSASPGLFEVMVVLGRERTVARLEAAAQLAGGGA; encoded by the coding sequence ATGGCACCGCGCGTGCGCTTCGCCCCCTCCCCGAGCGGCTACCTCCACATCGGGGGAGCGCGCACCGCCCTGTTCAACTGGCTCTGGGCCAAGCGCCAGGGCGGGACGTTCATCGTACGCATCGAGGACACCGATCAGGACCGGAGCAGCCTCGACAGCGTCCGGGCCATCTTGGACGCCCTGACCTGGCTCGGCCTCGACTGGCAGGAGGGACCGGAGGTGGGCGGCCCCCACGGGCCCTACTTCCAGAGCGAGCGCAAGCAGCTGTACCGGGACGCGGTGGAGCAGCTGATCCGGGCCGGCAAGGCCTACCGCTGCTACTGCACCAAGGAAGAGCTGGATGCCCAGCGCGCCGCGCTCAAGGAGCGGGACCCCAAGGCGCAGTTCGTCTACCCGCGCACTTGCCGGGAGCGCAAGGACGAGCCGGCACTCCCGCACGTGGTGCGCTTCAAGTCCCCCGAGCACGGCTCCACCGACTTCGTGGACAAGGTGTTCGGCGAGATCCGCACGCCCAACGAGGTCCAGCAGGACTTCGTCATCGTGCGCACGGATGGCTTCCCGCTCTACAACCTGGGCGCGGTGGTGGACGACCACGCCATGGGCATCACGCTGGTGGCCCGCGGCCGCGACCACATCGGCAACACCCCGCAGCAAGTCCTGCTGTATCGGGCCTTCGGTTGGGACGTGCCCGAGTTCGCCCACCTGCCGATGATGCTCTCACCCAAGGGCGACAAGCTCAGCAAGCGGCACGCCTCGGTCGGGGTGCAGGACTACCGCGACCGCGGCTTCACGCCGATGGGCGTGTTGAACTACCTGGTGCGCTTCGGCTGGTCCTACGGCGACCAGGAGATCTTCAGCCGCGAGGAGCTGGTCGGACTGTTCGACTGGGAGCGCGTCAACAAGAGCGACGGCAAGTTCGACGAGAAGAAGTTCGCGGACGTGGCCTTCGAGCAGCTCAAGCGGCCGGAGCTGACGTCGCTCACCGACTACGCCGAGGGCGTGCGCCCGTTCCTCGCCGCCCGAGGCCTGACGGACGTCCCGGCGACCACCCTCGAGGCGGCGATCCCCACGATTCGCGAGCGCGCTCGGACTCTGGTCGAGGCCGCGCAGGCGCTGGACTACTACTTCCGTGACCCGCCGGAGCTCGATCCCGCGGCGCGGACGAAGCTCCTGGTGCCGGCGGCGGTCCCGTACCTGGTCGGCCTCGCCGAGCTCTGCCGCGGCATCCCGAGCTTCGAGGTCGGGGCGCTCGAGGAGGCGGTTCGGGCCTGGACCGAGCGGGAGCAGCTCCAGATGAAGAACGTGGCGCAGCCGGCGCGCGTGGCCCTCACGGGCAGGAGCGCCAGCCCGGGTCTGTTCGAGGTGATGGTCGTGCTCGGGCGGGAGCGCACGGTGGCGCGGCTCGAGGCCGCGGCCCAGCTCGCCGGCGGAGGCGCCTAG
- a CDS encoding CPBP family intramembrane metalloprotease, which translates to MLDGLAKLGPEMPEGFALPLTHLRFLSWWDAILGYPPIKALLPLPILCLIAPLIWRFFRETWRELDREAAEYRSELVREGRHDLRPAACLLITAVVLTLQEYYGGRQIYDQMLRPLLAELERGGWRFVKLGKYDELYGYAWWVGSRVLGYVIIPLPLWKLLFPKDSLLDMGFHVRGFFKHLWIYAACLGFVLPAMLLVASQPDFGGYYPFYKQSSRSWFDFLTWEAMYFLQFLALEAFFRGWIVGALRKSMGAGAIFAMAVPYCMIHYGKPYLEAHGAIVAGVVLGSLAMRTKSIYSGFLVHITVAFLMDLLALWKRGALPTTLWAPG; encoded by the coding sequence ATGCTCGACGGGCTCGCCAAGCTGGGACCGGAGATGCCGGAAGGGTTCGCCCTCCCGCTGACGCACCTTCGCTTCCTGTCGTGGTGGGACGCGATCCTCGGCTATCCCCCCATCAAGGCGCTCCTGCCGCTGCCGATCCTGTGCCTGATCGCGCCGCTGATCTGGCGGTTCTTCCGCGAGACCTGGCGCGAGCTGGACCGGGAAGCCGCCGAGTACCGGTCGGAGCTGGTACGCGAGGGCCGGCACGACCTCCGCCCGGCGGCGTGCCTCTTGATCACCGCCGTCGTGCTCACGCTCCAGGAGTACTACGGGGGCCGTCAGATCTACGACCAGATGCTCCGGCCCCTTCTGGCCGAGCTCGAGCGAGGAGGCTGGCGCTTCGTCAAGCTCGGCAAATACGACGAGCTCTACGGCTACGCCTGGTGGGTCGGGAGCCGCGTGCTCGGCTACGTCATCATCCCGCTGCCGCTCTGGAAGCTGCTGTTCCCCAAGGACAGCCTGCTCGACATGGGCTTCCACGTGCGGGGCTTCTTCAAGCACCTCTGGATCTACGCCGCCTGCCTGGGCTTCGTCCTGCCCGCCATGCTGCTGGTCGCCTCGCAGCCCGACTTCGGCGGCTACTACCCGTTCTACAAGCAGAGCTCGCGCAGCTGGTTCGACTTCCTGACCTGGGAGGCCATGTACTTCCTGCAATTTCTGGCGCTGGAGGCCTTCTTCCGCGGCTGGATCGTGGGTGCGCTCCGGAAGAGCATGGGGGCCGGCGCCATCTTCGCCATGGCCGTGCCGTACTGCATGATCCACTACGGCAAGCCCTACCTGGAGGCGCACGGCGCCATCGTGGCGGGCGTCGTGCTCGGCAGCCTGGCGATGCGCACCAAGAGCATCTACTCCGGCTTCCTGGTTCACATCACCGTGGCCTTCCTGATGGACCTGCTCGCCCTGTGGAAGCGCGGCGCGCTCCCGACGACGCTCTGGGCGCCGGGCTAG
- the speA gene encoding biosynthetic arginine decarboxylase, protein MVENGEAWSPQKSAQLYQIQGWGIPYFTVTEQGHVQVTPDPSRDRSINMYELVQHLEARGLDLPLLIRFSDIVEHRIKRINEAFERAILEYEYQGIYRGVFPVKVNQQRHLIEDVVEYGRRWQFGLEAGSKPELLIALAAMQDVGGLIICNGYKDLHYIETALVAQKFDKTVIVVLERIEELDHVFRAAEKLGIRPVLGVRSKLSAKGVGRWANSAGDRAKFGLTMTEIVELVDRLAAKDMLDCLQLLHFHIGSQISSIIPIKNAIQEAANIYTELAKMGCKMGFLDVGGGLAIDYDGSKTDFHASKNYTLEEYAADVVAHVQAACNKSNVPCPTLVSESGRAVAAHHSVLVFEVVGVNEVRFGDPVEPKPEAHRLVKDLYETYKGISAKNVQESWHDATQAKEEAQNLFKYGYLSLRERAQAERLFWNCCEKIQARVKRLKFVPEELWDLERTMSSIYYCNFSVFQSAPDIWAIDQLFPIMPIHRLDEQPQVTARLADLTCDSDGMIDRFIDVEEDKQVLEVHDYRPDEPYFMAMFLNGAYQEILGDLHNLFGDTNAVHVRLTDEGYEVRHVVKGESIADVLRYVEYQPEVMVEAVRKQAERAVQSGRLTNEQMRTLMQHYEQALRSYTYLTDSES, encoded by the coding sequence ATGGTCGAGAACGGCGAGGCGTGGAGCCCGCAGAAGAGCGCGCAGCTCTACCAGATCCAAGGCTGGGGGATCCCCTACTTCACCGTCACCGAGCAGGGGCACGTGCAGGTCACGCCGGACCCGAGCCGCGACCGCAGCATCAACATGTACGAGCTGGTGCAGCACCTCGAGGCGCGGGGCCTCGACCTGCCGCTCTTGATCCGCTTCAGCGACATCGTCGAGCACCGCATCAAGCGCATCAACGAGGCGTTCGAGCGCGCCATCCTCGAGTACGAGTACCAGGGCATCTACCGCGGCGTGTTCCCGGTCAAGGTGAACCAGCAACGCCACCTGATCGAGGACGTGGTCGAATACGGCCGGCGCTGGCAGTTCGGCCTGGAGGCCGGCAGCAAGCCGGAGCTCCTGATCGCCCTGGCCGCCATGCAGGACGTCGGCGGGCTGATCATCTGCAACGGCTACAAGGACCTGCACTACATCGAGACGGCGCTGGTCGCGCAGAAGTTCGACAAGACCGTGATCGTGGTCCTCGAGCGCATCGAAGAGCTCGACCACGTGTTTCGCGCCGCGGAGAAGCTCGGCATCCGCCCGGTGCTCGGCGTGCGCAGCAAGCTGAGCGCCAAGGGCGTCGGACGCTGGGCGAACTCCGCGGGAGATCGCGCGAAGTTCGGCCTGACCATGACCGAGATCGTCGAGCTGGTGGACCGCCTCGCGGCCAAGGACATGCTCGACTGCCTGCAGCTCCTGCACTTCCACATCGGCAGTCAGATCTCGAGCATCATCCCCATCAAGAACGCCATCCAGGAGGCGGCGAACATCTACACCGAGCTGGCGAAGATGGGCTGCAAGATGGGCTTCCTCGACGTCGGCGGCGGCTTGGCCATCGACTACGACGGCTCGAAGACGGACTTCCACGCCTCCAAGAACTACACGCTGGAGGAGTACGCGGCGGACGTGGTCGCCCACGTGCAAGCGGCCTGCAACAAGTCCAACGTGCCCTGCCCGACCCTGGTCAGCGAGAGCGGGCGCGCCGTGGCGGCGCACCACTCCGTCCTGGTGTTCGAGGTCGTGGGCGTGAACGAGGTGCGCTTCGGCGATCCCGTCGAGCCGAAGCCCGAGGCTCACCGCCTGGTCAAGGACCTGTACGAGACCTACAAGGGCATCAGCGCCAAGAACGTGCAGGAGTCGTGGCACGACGCCACGCAGGCCAAGGAAGAGGCGCAGAACCTGTTCAAGTACGGCTACCTCAGCCTGCGGGAGCGCGCGCAGGCCGAGCGCCTGTTCTGGAACTGCTGCGAGAAGATCCAGGCCCGCGTCAAGCGGCTCAAGTTCGTGCCGGAGGAGCTCTGGGATCTCGAGCGCACGATGAGCAGCATCTACTACTGCAACTTCAGCGTGTTCCAGTCGGCACCGGACATCTGGGCCATCGACCAGCTCTTCCCCATCATGCCCATCCACCGCCTGGACGAGCAGCCCCAGGTCACCGCGCGCCTGGCGGATCTGACCTGCGACAGCGACGGCATGATCGATCGCTTCATCGACGTCGAGGAGGACAAGCAGGTGCTCGAGGTCCACGACTATCGGCCCGACGAGCCCTACTTCATGGCCATGTTCCTGAACGGCGCGTACCAGGAGATCCTCGGCGACTTGCACAACCTGTTCGGCGACACGAACGCCGTGCACGTGCGCCTGACCGACGAGGGCTACGAGGTGCGCCACGTGGTCAAGGGCGAGAGCATCGCAGACGTCCTGCGCTACGTGGAGTACCAGCCGGAGGTGATGGTCGAGGCGGTGCGCAAGCAGGCCGAACGCGCCGTGCAGAGCGGCCGGCTCACCAACGAGCAGATGCGCACGCTGATGCAGCACTACGAGCAGGCGCTCCGGAGCTACACCTACCTGACCGACAGCGAGAGCTAG
- a CDS encoding lytic transglycosylase domain-containing protein, translated as MRQDRLSKREFLDLQPAFSLRSLTTVPVASRHLRLLSTVAGAGLLSLSGVGRADIYKTVDESGVVSFTNKPVGKSSELYAKDKPKIPVFMPSDTSPERFSRYDVYIRQAATLYQIPEELVRAVIKVESDFDPRAVSRANARGLMQLIPETAERMLVSDHFDPRQNIFGGTRYLRVLANLFNGDLELTIAAYNAGENAVIRNGGIPPYEETQAYVGKVLSYYRHYRAQGK; from the coding sequence TTGCGGCAGGACCGCTTATCGAAGCGGGAATTCTTGGACCTCCAACCGGCGTTCTCGCTACGATCCCTTACCACCGTGCCCGTCGCCTCCCGCCACCTTCGCCTCCTTTCGACCGTCGCGGGCGCCGGTCTGCTCTCGCTGAGCGGGGTCGGCCGCGCCGACATCTACAAGACCGTCGATGAGAGCGGGGTCGTCTCCTTCACCAACAAGCCGGTCGGCAAGTCGAGCGAGCTCTACGCCAAGGACAAGCCCAAGATCCCGGTCTTCATGCCCAGCGACACCTCGCCGGAGCGTTTCTCGCGCTACGACGTGTACATCCGGCAGGCGGCGACGCTCTACCAGATCCCCGAGGAGCTGGTGCGCGCCGTGATCAAGGTGGAGAGCGACTTCGACCCACGCGCCGTCTCACGCGCCAACGCCCGGGGGCTGATGCAGCTGATCCCGGAGACCGCCGAACGCATGCTGGTCAGCGACCACTTCGACCCGCGTCAGAACATCTTCGGCGGCACGCGCTACCTGCGCGTCCTGGCAAACCTGTTCAACGGCGATCTCGAGCTGACCATCGCGGCTTACAACGCCGGCGAGAACGCCGTGATCAGGAATGGCGGCATCCCGCCCTACGAAGAGACCCAGGCCTACGTGGGCAAGGTGCTCTCGTACTACCGGCACTATCGCGCGCAGGGGAAGTGA
- a CDS encoding WYL domain-containing protein, producing the protein MAKPLGRPKGRFTQHRRLDVVRDLLARHPRGLTLYELADAIDVSARTMRRYLKEMGREYDLESHEVKGGGALLWRIRQSEIPRKVELRRTQAYALLAARRLFEPMRGSALFEEIDLAINKLLTFAQRPGRGPNAGLADARLEDRFLYLPFAPKNYAEKTEELDDLFQAVSDLRPLSLAYRSVAKRNEERITIHPYALVLHRDAIYCVGLHVDKDEIRTFVLDRMRDTECATSERFVLPDGFKIDDYFQGELGIWRSETRHKVVIDFDAQGAEYLRTRKVHASQKLQAIASGGVRLSMTVGNLNPVVSWVLEWGPRAKVVEPPELVERVRAELEQALGQYGARAKKRARS; encoded by the coding sequence GTGGCCAAGCCGCTCGGACGCCCCAAAGGCCGCTTCACCCAGCACCGGCGCCTGGACGTCGTGCGCGATCTCCTGGCGCGCCACCCCCGCGGCCTGACGCTCTACGAGCTCGCGGACGCCATCGACGTGAGCGCACGGACCATGCGCCGCTACCTGAAGGAAATGGGGCGCGAGTACGACCTCGAGAGTCACGAGGTGAAGGGCGGCGGCGCGCTGCTCTGGCGCATCCGACAGAGCGAAATCCCGCGCAAGGTGGAGCTCCGGCGCACGCAGGCCTACGCGCTCCTGGCGGCGCGCCGGCTGTTCGAGCCGATGCGCGGCTCGGCGCTGTTCGAAGAGATCGATCTGGCCATCAACAAGCTGCTGACCTTCGCCCAGCGTCCCGGACGCGGGCCGAACGCGGGCCTGGCTGACGCTCGGCTCGAGGACCGCTTCTTGTACCTGCCCTTCGCGCCCAAGAACTACGCCGAGAAGACCGAGGAGCTCGACGACCTGTTTCAGGCCGTCTCCGATCTCCGACCGCTCTCACTGGCGTACCGAAGCGTGGCAAAGCGCAACGAAGAGCGCATCACCATCCATCCGTACGCGCTGGTGCTCCACCGCGACGCCATCTACTGCGTGGGCCTGCACGTCGACAAGGACGAGATCCGTACCTTCGTCCTCGATCGCATGCGGGACACGGAGTGCGCGACCTCCGAGCGTTTCGTGCTCCCCGACGGCTTCAAGATCGACGACTACTTCCAGGGCGAGCTCGGCATCTGGCGCAGCGAGACCCGCCACAAAGTGGTGATCGACTTCGACGCGCAGGGCGCGGAGTACCTGCGCACCCGCAAGGTCCACGCCTCGCAGAAGCTCCAGGCCATCGCCAGTGGCGGCGTCCGGCTGAGCATGACGGTCGGGAACCTGAACCCGGTGGTCAGCTGGGTGCTCGAGTGGGGGCCGCGCGCGAAGGTCGTCGAGCCTCCCGAGCTCGTCGAGCGCGTGCGCGCCGAGCTGGAGCAGGCGCTCGGGCAGTACGGCGCGCGCGCGAAGAAGCGGGCGCGTTCCTGA